From the Chloroflexus aurantiacus J-10-fl genome, one window contains:
- a CDS encoding BCD family MFS transporter has translation MGLLRFAVKTFRLSLMRVGAGWMFALLTFNFNRVSISDLGAMAVIVTTLIGLHHFISFFQVYWGRFTDRYPIFGLRRTPYVILSNVGAALIFLALPSIAVGLGERSIIATIEAFALIFLFGVLMAMNGSSSNALIAEVTTPKERGAVVAFIWATVIISGIVSAGISRVIMPVYSPEAMQQLYNLTPIIVTVTVLLGVIGLEKPISKEEHRKLLEQAPEKGEAGPLETWRVATGLMKRNPQVRGFFAFVLLAILGIFLQDAILEPFGAEVFGMPQKDTAAFQQAWGAGALLGMLGIGILSSIFPIQKKTIATLGGLGVAGGLAMLMISALTLHREIISPALLIMGLGIGLFNVGALAMMMEMTVEGQTGLYMGMWGMAQGLGNGFANVISGLGHTVMIEGGLVTPSVGYGLVFGLEALLMVLAIGILRGISVQEFKGLTRQEITTALAMDAAS, from the coding sequence ATGGGTCTGCTCCGTTTCGCCGTCAAGACCTTTCGCCTCTCGCTGATGCGGGTAGGCGCCGGATGGATGTTTGCCCTGCTCACGTTCAACTTCAACCGGGTGTCAATTTCAGACCTCGGCGCAATGGCAGTGATTGTTACCACCCTGATTGGTCTGCACCACTTCATCTCGTTCTTTCAGGTGTACTGGGGGCGATTCACCGACCGTTATCCGATCTTCGGTTTACGCCGCACACCTTACGTTATTCTGTCGAACGTAGGCGCTGCCCTTATCTTCCTCGCCTTGCCAAGTATTGCGGTTGGCCTGGGTGAGCGTTCCATTATTGCAACTATTGAAGCCTTCGCCCTCATCTTTTTGTTCGGTGTGCTGATGGCAATGAACGGTAGCTCGTCGAATGCGCTCATTGCCGAGGTCACCACACCGAAAGAGCGCGGGGCCGTCGTCGCCTTTATCTGGGCCACGGTGATTATCAGCGGTATCGTCTCGGCTGGTATCTCGCGCGTGATTATGCCGGTCTACTCACCGGAGGCTATGCAGCAGCTTTATAACCTGACCCCAATTATCGTGACGGTCACCGTGTTGCTGGGTGTGATCGGGCTGGAGAAGCCGATCTCGAAGGAAGAGCATCGCAAGCTGCTGGAGCAGGCTCCTGAGAAGGGCGAAGCCGGGCCGCTGGAGACGTGGCGAGTTGCGACCGGTCTGATGAAGCGGAATCCCCAGGTGCGTGGCTTTTTCGCCTTCGTACTGCTGGCAATTCTCGGTATCTTCCTGCAAGATGCAATCCTCGAACCGTTCGGGGCTGAGGTGTTCGGCATGCCGCAAAAAGACACGGCTGCATTCCAGCAGGCCTGGGGTGCCGGTGCATTGCTCGGTATGCTCGGCATTGGTATTCTCTCCAGCATCTTCCCCATCCAGAAGAAGACTATCGCTACTCTCGGTGGCCTGGGGGTAGCCGGTGGGCTGGCAATGTTGATGATTTCGGCTCTTACCCTGCACCGCGAGATTATCAGCCCGGCACTGCTCATTATGGGGTTGGGCATCGGTCTCTTCAACGTCGGCGCACTAGCGATGATGATGGAGATGACCGTCGAAGGGCAGACCGGTCTGTATATGGGGATGTGGGGTATGGCACAAGGCCTCGGCAATGGGTTTGCCAATGTGATCAGTGGTCTTGGCCATACGGTGATGATCGAAGGTGGTCTGGTCACGCCATCGGTTGGTTATGGACTGGTGTTCGGGTTGGAAGCTCTGCTGATGGTGCTGGCTATCGGCATTTTGCGCGGTATTTCGGTGCAGGAATTCAAGGGCCTGACCCGGCAGGAGATTACAACTGCGCTGGCAATGGATGCGGCATCATAG
- the bchF gene encoding 2-vinyl bacteriochlorophyllide hydratase — MMYTPEQLERRNRSPWTKAQFILAPIQFIVFIISFALVIRYLATGEGYWVATVSVWIKIALIWALTITGMLWEHDIYGKYFMAREFFWEDLGNLIAILTHNAYFVAVWLHLDSRTIMWVMVFAYVTYLFNAGQFLWRGIRSAKERRLLQAQLQAQSAGMAKPS, encoded by the coding sequence ATGATGTATACACCCGAACAACTGGAACGCCGCAACCGATCACCCTGGACAAAAGCCCAGTTCATCCTGGCCCCAATCCAGTTCATCGTGTTCATCATCAGCTTTGCCCTGGTTATCCGCTATCTGGCAACTGGTGAAGGGTATTGGGTTGCGACAGTGAGCGTGTGGATCAAGATTGCGCTGATCTGGGCCTTGACCATCACCGGTATGCTGTGGGAACACGACATCTACGGTAAGTATTTCATGGCCCGTGAGTTCTTCTGGGAAGATTTGGGTAATCTGATTGCTATTCTGACCCACAATGCCTATTTCGTTGCCGTGTGGCTGCACCTCGATAGCCGCACGATCATGTGGGTGATGGTCTTCGCCTACGTCACATACCTCTTCAACGCCGGTCAATTTCTCTGGCGTGGCATCCGTTCGGCAAAGGAACGGCGTTTATTACAGGCGCAATTGCAGGCTCAATCAGCAGGTATGGCCAAACCATCATAA
- a CDS encoding class I SAM-dependent methyltransferase: MPLPITFDQIADVYDAQRAHPAEVSTAIGQAIVDQAGSGARVLEIGIGSGRIALPVAAAGATVIGIDISAGMLHVAHRRAEETGTPLHLVQADAQYLPFATATFDAVLAVHVLHLLPNWRAGLAEMVRVTRPGGVIIQGVDWRDPASCVGLLRGQLRQTVMDLLPGARPPGAGAAVSQHLAKLGAPVVEEGIVAARWHRTLSPAEVIAGMAARSDAETWALSDEVLQTAIERVQGWAAQQWPDLNERQEVEHRFLLTVSRVSTAPANDQRGGR, encoded by the coding sequence ATGCCGTTACCGATCACATTTGATCAAATTGCCGATGTGTACGATGCGCAACGTGCGCATCCCGCCGAGGTATCGACCGCGATTGGGCAGGCCATCGTCGATCAGGCCGGCAGTGGGGCACGAGTGCTTGAAATCGGGATCGGGAGTGGGCGTATTGCCCTGCCGGTCGCCGCTGCCGGTGCCACTGTCATCGGGATTGACATCTCGGCAGGTATGTTGCACGTTGCCCACCGACGGGCCGAAGAGACCGGCACACCACTTCATCTCGTGCAGGCCGATGCGCAATACCTTCCCTTTGCCACGGCAACCTTTGATGCGGTGCTGGCTGTACACGTGCTTCATCTGCTCCCGAACTGGCGCGCCGGACTGGCTGAGATGGTGCGCGTGACTCGCCCAGGCGGTGTGATCATTCAGGGTGTTGACTGGCGTGATCCGGCATCATGCGTTGGCTTGCTGCGCGGGCAATTACGGCAGACGGTGATGGATTTGCTTCCTGGTGCTCGCCCACCGGGCGCAGGTGCAGCAGTAAGCCAGCACCTGGCGAAGCTGGGAGCACCGGTGGTGGAAGAAGGGATTGTTGCGGCGCGCTGGCACCGCACGCTGAGTCCGGCAGAGGTGATTGCCGGTATGGCCGCACGCAGCGATGCAGAAACATGGGCATTAAGTGATGAGGTGTTGCAGACAGCCATTGAGCGTGTGCAAGGTTGGGCTGCGCAGCAATGGCCTGATCTCAACGAGAGGCAAGAAGTCGAACATCGATTTCTGCTCACCGTGAGTCGCGTCAGCACAGCACCGGCAAACGATCAACGTGGAGGAAGATGA